DNA from Sulfodiicoccus acidiphilus:
AGTTCAAGTTCTACCTGCTAGGTCTCTGGATGACAGGAGATACGGTCCTCTCCACCATTTTCATGACCGGTGGCGCCTACTACACGAGCAGATACATCGTCACCTCTCCTTACTCCTCGTCGCAGTTGGGATTCGCCGGAATTGCGATGTTTATCTTCATGAACGTGACCGTCGTCATACTCATAATAAAGCTCCTTAACGACATGTTCAGGGAAGAGTTAGATAAGACTGAATATCATAATGTATAGTTGTTTTAAGTTAAATGTAAAAATAGATTTATTATCCGCTGTGCGTAAGTCACTTGAGAGGAATGAAGGCGGTCTCCCAAACCTTTTCGGTCGTGGTCGCGTTCGTGGTAGCGGCCGTCGTCCTAGCTGCCGCTCTTTACGCTTACAGCCAGTATCAAGTACTCTCAGCCCCTCCTACAAGTTCAACAACGACCTCTTCTGGTCCCTCAAAGGTAATCTTGCCTTACGACAACTCCACTAAGACGGTTTACATCAAACTGGTCACCTTGTCCTCCAGTTCCTCACAGTTCAACTTCAACGGCACGAGCTTCGGTTCCATGATCATATACGTTCCCGCGGGGTGGAACCTCAACATCACCTACGAGAACCAAGAGTCCCTCCCTCACAACCTCAATCTGGTCCAGAACAATACGGCGATTCCTCAGAGCGGAGACATAGCTGAGGACGGGAAAATTCTCCTCACAATCGGCGCGACGTCAAGCACCTACCAACTTCAAGGACTGAGCGGAGGCCAGAGCGCGTCTGGGTTATACCAGGACATAGCGCCCGGTGACTACTGGTTCGCTTGCGGCATCACTGGACACGCTGCCTCTGGTATGTGGGTGGATGTCGTGGTCTCGCCCTCAGTGACCCAACCCTACGTCGTGGTCTCGTCATCGTGAATGGATTTTTTAACTTTACGGGAGTCAAAGACGCGAAAGTCCCCTTCCGTGATGGTGGACAACCTCCCTTATAGAAAGGTTTTATAATAATAAAAATAATTTTTAGACTCTGGGTGTAAGAGCTGGGTCGCACCCTAGGGGCTGGGGGAACTCATGCCTATGGAGAAGCACCCTAGAAGGAATTGAAAGTTTGATACAAACCCTAAATATCTTCGAATCATGGCAGTTTACCATGGAAGCGATCCGATTCACGTGGTCTAGGAGCTCACTGAAGTACGTTGTTCCCGCCGCACTCCTAGTGGTTGCCTTCGTTAATCCACCCGTAGAAGAAGCCATAAGCCTAAACCCACTGCCTTACATGCTATCCCATTACGGGTTAGTCTTAGCTGGACTGCTCCTCGGGTTCTCGACTTTCAGAACATCCTTAAGGGCTAGGAGATGGACCTTAGTTGTGGGTCTGATACCTATAGTGGCCTGGCATCTCCCCTACCTTTTCGCTCTGGGTGCGGCATTCATCTGGGGGAGAGTCCTGGACGAGCTTACCATCACCCTCGGAGGGCTCCTAGTGGGCGCTTCCTTAAGGTTGTTCTCCTTCAACTTCAAGGTGATTCTCTTTATATTATACATGGTGGCGGACACAGCATTGTCCTTCCTTTTCATGTTCTATAGCT
Protein-coding regions in this window:
- a CDS encoding sulfocyanin, with translation MKAVSQTFSVVVAFVVAAVVLAAALYAYSQYQVLSAPPTSSTTTSSGPSKVILPYDNSTKTVYIKLVTLSSSSSQFNFNGTSFGSMIIYVPAGWNLNITYENQESLPHNLNLVQNNTAIPQSGDIAEDGKILLTIGATSSTYQLQGLSGGQSASGLYQDIAPGDYWFACGITGHAASGMWVDVVVSPSVTQPYVVVSSS
- a CDS encoding DUF1404 domain-containing protein; amino-acid sequence: MEAIRFTWSRSSLKYVVPAALLVVAFVNPPVEEAISLNPLPYMLSHYGLVLAGLLLGFSTFRTSLRARRWTLVVGLIPIVAWHLPYLFALGAAFIWGRVLDELTITLGGLLVGASLRLFSFNFKVILFILYMVADTALSFLFMFYSYPYTRNAIPFSPYTSPSQFFVTGVTMIVLMNAFLGYVAYLFFKKLSIL